The Lactobacillus acidophilus DNA segment AGATGTTGAAAATATGGTAATTCTTGATAAGAATGGTAAAGAAGTAACTTCTGAAAAGGCTAAGCAAGCTCAAAGAAAAAAGGGTCTTAGAAAAGATTAGTTGAGTCTTTAAAAAGATGATAAACTATGTAAGATAAATAATTATTAATTTATGGAGGATATAAGATGAATTTAGGTTTAGCAATTTTTTTGATTATTATTGCGCTTTTAGTAGGAGCTACTGCAGGCTTTTATGGTGCAAGAGCATATATGAAAAAATATTTCAAGGAAAATCCTCCTATTAGTGAAGAGATGATCGTTGCTATGATGTCTCAAATGGGACAAAAACCTTCAAATAAGAAGGTTCATCAAGTAATGAACATGATGAAGCACCAACAAAAATAATTCAATTTTATAGTTT contains these protein-coding regions:
- a CDS encoding YneF family protein gives rise to the protein MNLGLAIFLIIIALLVGATAGFYGARAYMKKYFKENPPISEEMIVAMMSQMGQKPSNKKVHQVMNMMKHQQK